The Blastocatellia bacterium genome has a segment encoding these proteins:
- a CDS encoding VWA domain-containing protein, translated as MIERLLSAAVSLALVIGGSLAQSGRRPSTPPPAEKGNSRPADDSVVTLETSEVIVPVTVRDRYGRIIRGLSRYDFTIYEDGVRQEITDFSVATLPVYIVMLIDVSGSVATEINDIRLSALALIHALGPNDKVSIIRFNDKVEQVLDWETDKLRLQRALMQLPAVGNTALYKALALAAEKLRPVEGRRAIILFTDGIDTYEGKDQRTFAEAFEAVRRADALVYVISKTKALREYLRGHRSPLIFRPLDPSGPYYRLYLQALDQAEEMLIELAEKTGGRIYFPLEQSDLRDVYGQIAEELGTQYILRYVPKDTTRDGRYRRIRVMVSNPAYIASAREGYYAPRASP; from the coding sequence ATGATCGAACGACTGCTCAGTGCCGCCGTCTCGTTGGCGCTTGTGATCGGCGGGAGCCTGGCTCAAAGCGGTCGCCGTCCCTCGACGCCTCCTCCGGCAGAGAAAGGGAACAGCAGACCGGCGGACGACTCTGTTGTTACCCTGGAGACCTCAGAGGTCATCGTCCCCGTTACCGTGCGCGACCGCTACGGGCGGATTATTCGTGGGCTCAGCCGGTACGACTTCACCATTTACGAGGATGGCGTGCGTCAAGAGATCACGGATTTTTCCGTGGCGACTCTGCCCGTTTACATCGTCATGCTGATTGATGTGTCGGGGAGTGTGGCCACGGAGATCAATGATATCCGTCTTTCCGCGCTGGCCTTGATTCATGCCCTGGGGCCGAACGATAAGGTATCCATCATCCGATTCAACGATAAGGTCGAGCAGGTTCTCGACTGGGAAACGGACAAGCTGCGACTCCAACGGGCGCTCATGCAGTTGCCGGCTGTGGGGAATACGGCCCTTTACAAGGCTCTCGCTCTCGCCGCTGAGAAACTGCGTCCGGTTGAGGGGCGTCGCGCGATCATCCTCTTCACCGACGGGATTGATACCTACGAGGGAAAGGATCAGCGGACATTCGCCGAAGCGTTCGAGGCGGTGCGCCGGGCCGACGCGCTGGTGTACGTCATCAGCAAGACGAAAGCGCTGCGCGAGTATTTGCGCGGCCACCGATCTCCGTTGATCTTTCGACCACTTGATCCAAGTGGACCCTACTATCGGCTTTATCTGCAGGCGCTCGATCAGGCCGAAGAGATGCTCATCGAACTGGCCGAAAAGACCGGCGGGCGCATCTACTTCCCGCTGGAACAATCTGACCTCCGTGACGTCTACGGACAGATCGCCGAGGAGCTGGGGACTCAATACATCCTCCGCTATGTCCCCAAGGACACAACGCGCGATGGTCGCTATCGGCGCATTCGCGTGATGGTGAGCAATCCGGCCTATATCGCCTCGGCTCGCGAGGGCTATTATGCGCCCCGAGCTTCTCCCTGA
- a CDS encoding inositol monophosphatase family protein, giving the protein MTQMRELAIQVAREAGALLRDYAGRTIAVSQKSSAIDLVTEVDLLSERLIVERISTHYPKHQILAEESGQTAVASDYRWLIDPLDGTTNYAHGYPFYCVAIALEYKGEIILGVVYDPNRDELFVAERGAGATCNGRPIRVSRTARLTESLLATGFPYDVRRRPTTSLDYFGRFVLTAQAIRRDGSAALDLCYLACGRFDGFWEQGLAPWDMAAGFLIVEEAGGRVTTFDGGPFTIYKPEMLATNGLIHQEMMEVLCR; this is encoded by the coding sequence ATGACACAGATGCGTGAGCTGGCTATTCAGGTCGCCCGGGAGGCCGGCGCGTTGCTTCGGGACTACGCGGGTCGGACGATCGCTGTCTCCCAGAAATCGAGCGCGATTGATCTGGTGACGGAGGTTGATCTTCTCTCCGAGCGATTGATCGTCGAGAGGATCTCCACCCACTATCCGAAGCATCAGATTCTCGCCGAGGAGAGCGGGCAAACGGCCGTGGCCTCGGACTATCGCTGGTTGATTGATCCGCTGGACGGGACGACGAATTATGCTCACGGCTACCCCTTCTATTGCGTCGCCATTGCCCTGGAGTATAAGGGAGAGATCATCCTCGGCGTGGTCTACGATCCCAATCGAGACGAACTGTTCGTGGCTGAACGGGGAGCGGGAGCCACCTGCAATGGCCGTCCGATTCGCGTCTCCAGGACAGCCCGGCTGACCGAGAGCCTTTTGGCTACCGGATTCCCCTACGATGTGCGGCGGCGACCCACGACGAGCCTCGACTATTTTGGCCGTTTCGTCCTAACAGCCCAGGCCATCCGTCGGGATGGATCGGCGGCGCTCGATCTCTGTTACCTTGCCTGCGGGCGATTCGATGGATTCTGGGAGCAGGGGTTGGCTCCTTGGGATATGGCGGCGGGATTTCTTATCGTTGAGGAAGCCGGGGGGCGCGTGACGACGTTTGACGGAGGTCCCTTTACCATCTATAAGCCAGAAATGCTGGCGACAAATGGTCTCATCCACCAGGAGATGATGGAGGTCTTATGCCGATGA